Within the Cupriavidus malaysiensis genome, the region CATGAACACCAGGCCCTTCTGCGCGATCGGCTCGGCGTAGCGGTAGACCCCCATCAGCGGGCCGGTGCCGCCCTTCATCGAGGAGCCCAGCGACTTCTCGAAGATATTGGCCAGGCCGCCGGCCTGGTTGCCCGGGCTGACGCGGCCGTTGATCTGCACGTCGCGCCCGGCTGCGTAGACGTCCTTCCACCAGCGGATGCGCTCGACCAGCTTCTCGCCGATCTCGCGGCTGGCGGCACGGCGGGTCAGGGTGTGTTCGACGCCATAGATCTCCGGCGTCTCCGACAGGATGGCGGTGCCGCCGTGGCGCACCAGCAGGTCCATGGCGGCGCCCAGCGCCGGGTTGGCGGTGATCGAGGAGAAGCTGTCGGAGCCGCCGCACTGCAGGCCGATGCTGATGTGCTCGGCGCTGACCGGCCGGCGCCGCGCGCGGTCGGCCTCGGGCAGCAGCGCCTGCACCGCGGCCACGCCGGCCTCGATGGTCTTGCGCGTGCCGCCGGTGTCCTGCATGGTGAAGGGCACCAGGCGCGGGCCGGCCTGCAGGCCCTCGGCTTCCAGCAGGCCGGCGACCTGGTTGCGCTCGCAGCCCAGTCCCACCACCAGCACCGCGGCCAGGTTGGGATGGCGCATGTAGCCGGCCAGCGTGCGGCGCAGCAGCGCCATCGGCTCGCCGCTCATCTCCATGCCGCAGCCGGTGCTGTGCGCGAAGGCCACCACGCCATCGACGTTGGGATAGGCGGCCAGCCGCTCCGGCGTGAACCACTCCGCGATCTTGTGCACCACCGTGGCGGAGCAGTTGACCGTGGCCACCACGCCGATGAAGTTGCGCGTGGCCACGCGGCCGTCGTCGCGCACATAGCCGTCGAAGGTGGCGCGCTGGTGTGCCGGCAGCACGGCGGCGGGGACGTAGTCGCGCGCGTGGGCGTAGTCGCGCTCGAATTCCTCGAAGGCGATGTTGTGCCCCGAGACCAGGCTGCCGGGCGCGATGTCGGTGCTGGCGAAGCCGATGGTGGTTTGGTACTTGAGGATCGGCTCGCCCTTGCGGATCTGCCGCGCCGCGATCTTGTAGCCGGCGGGCACCTGGGCGCGGACATGGAAATCCGCGCCGGGCACGGGGGTGCCGATGGCGAGGTCGGTGCGGGCGATCAGGACGTTGTCGCCGGCGTGCAGTCGGATCACGGGGGGGATCATGCGGGGGTCTCCTTGTTCTGGTGGGGGGGCGCCGCATGGCGCCGGCTCGCCCCGGCGCGCGGCGGCGGCCTGCCGGCGGCCAGCGCCGCCGGCAGGCCAGGCGGGTCAGCTCGCGCTGGTGATGACCTGCTTGGCGTAGCTGGCGCGCTCCATCTCGGCCACTTCCACGCTCACCTGCACTTCGCCGCCGGCCAGCGGGCGCACGGCTTCGGCGATGACGTCGCATACGGCCTGGCCGAGCGCGCGGCGCGTGGCCAGCTCGCGCCCGTCGAGGATGCACAGGCGTGCATGGACGAAGGCACGCTCGCGCGCCTCGGTGCCCTGGCGGTAGACCGGCAGGGTGATGCAGCGCGACTTGATGTCGGCTTCCTGGAACTGGCCGCTGGCCAGCAGGGCGGCGTTGACCTCGTCGAGCAGCTCTTCCTGCGAGCGGTTCAGGCGGGTGTTTTCCGTGAGTTCGATGGTGACGTGCGGCATGTGGCTTCCAATCGGGTGATACAGAGACAGATGATGCGGGTGCTACGGATGAGGCGCTCCGACGTCAGGCGGCCAGGCGCGACAGCGGTCCCGGTGAGCTGCCGCGCGCGGCTTGCACGCGGGCGGCGGCATCGTCGAGCTGCGCCAGCGTGCCGGCGTCCACCGGCACCCATTCCGCGCGGGCGCGGCGCCAGGCGCGCTCGGGTTCGCCCGGCAACTGTACGCCTGCGCAGCCTGGCTGGAGCGCCGACGAGCGGATCCAGTCGACGAAGGCCTCGACCTCGTGGCCGAAGCTGGTGCTGCTGCCCAGCCGCGCCGGATCGAAGACCAGGGCCAGCATATTGTTCCAGACCGCGTGCTCGTGCGTCAGCGTCTCCGGACGGATGGTGTGGCCGCCGGTGACCGCGGCG harbors:
- a CDS encoding UxaA family hydrolase — translated: MIPPVIRLHAGDNVLIARTDLAIGTPVPGADFHVRAQVPAGYKIAARQIRKGEPILKYQTTIGFASTDIAPGSLVSGHNIAFEEFERDYAHARDYVPAAVLPAHQRATFDGYVRDDGRVATRNFIGVVATVNCSATVVHKIAEWFTPERLAAYPNVDGVVAFAHSTGCGMEMSGEPMALLRRTLAGYMRHPNLAAVLVVGLGCERNQVAGLLEAEGLQAGPRLVPFTMQDTGGTRKTIEAGVAAVQALLPEADRARRRPVSAEHISIGLQCGGSDSFSSITANPALGAAMDLLVRHGGTAILSETPEIYGVEHTLTRRAASREIGEKLVERIRWWKDVYAAGRDVQINGRVSPGNQAGGLANIFEKSLGSSMKGGTGPLMGVYRYAEPIAQKGLVFMDSPGFDPVSATGQIASGANLICFTTGRGSMFGAKPVPSLKLATNSPMYHRLEEDMDINCGEILDGTATIESMGERIFADILATASGRRSKSELLGLGDHEFAPWQIGITG
- a CDS encoding 5-carboxymethyl-2-hydroxymuconate Delta-isomerase, producing MPHVTIELTENTRLNRSQEELLDEVNAALLASGQFQEADIKSRCITLPVYRQGTEARERAFVHARLCILDGRELATRRALGQAVCDVIAEAVRPLAGGEVQVSVEVAEMERASYAKQVITSAS